A genomic segment from Nonomuraea helvata encodes:
- a CDS encoding response regulator transcription factor, which yields MPVRLLIADDHPIVRDGLRAALGGEPDLEIVGEAADGEEAVRLAAELQPDIVLMDLRMPGMDGVTAIRRLRGTGPRVLVLTTFDTDVLPALEAGATGYLLKDAPPEELVRAVRATHRGETVLAPAAAGRLADHLRRPSRGSLSKRELEVLRLVAGGATNKEAAAYLFISEASVKTHLLHIYAKLDVRDRASAVAEAYRRGLLTH from the coding sequence ATGCCGGTGAGGCTGCTGATCGCGGACGATCACCCCATCGTGCGCGACGGCCTGCGCGCGGCACTCGGCGGGGAGCCCGACCTCGAGATCGTCGGGGAGGCGGCCGACGGCGAGGAGGCCGTCCGCCTGGCCGCCGAGCTCCAGCCCGACATCGTCCTCATGGACCTGCGCATGCCCGGCATGGACGGCGTCACCGCCATCCGCCGCCTGCGCGGCACGGGTCCGCGGGTGCTGGTGCTCACCACGTTCGACACCGACGTCCTGCCCGCCCTCGAGGCGGGCGCCACCGGTTACCTGCTGAAGGACGCCCCTCCGGAGGAGCTGGTGCGTGCCGTCAGAGCCACCCACAGGGGCGAGACCGTCCTCGCTCCCGCCGCGGCCGGCCGTCTCGCCGACCACCTCCGCAGGCCGTCCAGGGGCAGCCTCAGCAAGCGCGAGCTGGAGGTGCTCCGCCTCGTGGCCGGGGGAGCGACGAACAAGGAGGCGGCGGCCTACCTGTTCATCAGCGAGGCCAGCGTCAAGACGCACCTGCTGCACATCTACGCCAAGCTCGACGTCCGTGACCGCGCCTCCGCTGTCGCCGAGGCCTACCGCCGCGGCCTCCTCACCCACTGA
- a CDS encoding M3 family metallopeptidase produces the protein MAGNPFFAPSSLPYELPPFAEIREEHYLPAFERGMAEQLAEVDAIAGNSEPPTFDNTIAALERSGRILDRTATAFFTVAASNTSDGIMEIEKEISPQLTRHMDAIRLNRALWARIKQVSSADPEESWLLEKYRDDFIRAGADLSEPEQDRLRELNEELSKLSTEFAQSLLKASTESALVVEDPKELDGFDQAKIESLLKDGKYVLPLLNFTDQPGLAQLTDREVRRRLYELSVGRAPGNFRLAARMAALRAERAALLGFPNHAAYVVADQTAKTVEAVEEMLGQLVGPAVRNARKEAEELTAQAGFEVEPWDWSYYSEKVRQARYDFDAGAMRPYFELNRVYRDGIFFAAEKLYGVTFTERPDLGGYHPDVTVFEVFNEDGSRLGLFVLDPYARATKRGGAWMNNLVDQSFLFGLRPVVINNLNVTKPASGPTLLTYDEVNTAFHEFGHALHGLFSQVRFPRVSGTSVPRDFVEYPSQVNEMWTTWPEVLANYAKHHETGEPMPAELVEKLQAAEKFNQGFKTVEYLAATLLDWAWHRLAPGETVDDPEAFEAAALEAAQIAVPQVRPRYRTNYFAHIFSGGYSAGYYSYIWSEVLDAESVEWFKENGGLTRANGDHFRRELLSRGGSLDPLTAFRNFRGREPSIQPLLARRGLD, from the coding sequence TTGGCCGGAAACCCGTTCTTCGCCCCTAGTTCCCTGCCGTACGAGCTGCCGCCCTTCGCCGAGATCCGCGAGGAGCACTACCTGCCCGCGTTCGAGCGCGGCATGGCGGAGCAACTGGCGGAGGTCGACGCGATCGCAGGCAACTCCGAGCCGCCGACCTTCGACAACACGATCGCCGCGCTCGAGCGGTCGGGGCGGATCCTTGACCGCACGGCCACGGCCTTCTTCACCGTCGCCGCCTCCAACACCTCCGACGGCATCATGGAGATCGAGAAGGAGATCTCTCCGCAGCTGACCCGCCACATGGACGCCATCCGGCTCAACCGGGCGCTGTGGGCGCGGATCAAGCAGGTGTCGTCGGCGGACCCCGAGGAGTCCTGGCTGCTGGAGAAGTACCGGGACGACTTCATCAGGGCCGGGGCCGACCTGTCCGAGCCGGAGCAGGACCGGCTGCGGGAGCTCAACGAGGAGCTGTCGAAGCTCTCGACGGAGTTCGCGCAGAGCCTGCTGAAGGCGTCGACGGAGTCGGCGCTGGTCGTGGAGGACCCCAAGGAGCTCGACGGCTTCGACCAGGCGAAGATCGAGTCGCTGCTCAAGGACGGCAAGTACGTCCTGCCGCTGCTCAACTTCACCGACCAGCCGGGCCTGGCCCAGCTCACCGACCGCGAGGTGCGCCGCAGGCTGTACGAGCTCAGCGTGGGGCGGGCGCCGGGCAACTTCAGGCTGGCGGCCAGGATGGCGGCGCTGCGGGCCGAGCGGGCGGCGCTGCTCGGGTTCCCCAACCACGCCGCGTACGTGGTGGCCGACCAGACGGCCAAGACCGTCGAGGCGGTCGAGGAGATGCTGGGCCAGCTCGTCGGCCCCGCCGTGCGCAACGCGCGGAAGGAGGCCGAGGAGCTGACCGCGCAGGCCGGGTTCGAGGTCGAGCCGTGGGACTGGTCGTACTACTCCGAGAAGGTGCGTCAGGCCCGCTATGACTTCGACGCGGGCGCCATGCGGCCGTACTTCGAGCTCAACCGGGTCTACCGTGACGGCATCTTCTTCGCGGCCGAGAAGCTGTACGGCGTCACCTTCACCGAGCGGCCCGACCTCGGCGGATACCACCCCGACGTGACGGTGTTCGAGGTGTTCAACGAGGACGGGAGCCGGCTGGGGCTGTTCGTGCTCGACCCGTACGCGAGGGCGACCAAGCGCGGCGGGGCGTGGATGAACAACCTGGTCGACCAGTCGTTCCTGTTCGGGCTGCGGCCCGTGGTGATCAACAACCTCAACGTCACCAAGCCCGCCTCCGGGCCGACGCTGCTGACGTACGACGAGGTGAACACCGCCTTCCACGAGTTCGGCCACGCGCTGCACGGGCTCTTCTCGCAGGTACGGTTCCCGCGCGTGTCCGGCACCAGCGTGCCCCGCGACTTCGTCGAGTACCCGTCACAGGTCAACGAGATGTGGACGACCTGGCCCGAGGTGCTGGCCAACTACGCCAAGCACCACGAGACCGGCGAGCCCATGCCGGCCGAGCTGGTGGAGAAGCTGCAGGCGGCGGAGAAGTTCAACCAGGGCTTCAAGACCGTCGAATACCTGGCCGCCACGCTGCTCGACTGGGCCTGGCACAGGCTGGCGCCCGGGGAGACCGTGGACGACCCCGAGGCGTTCGAGGCGGCGGCCCTGGAAGCCGCCCAGATCGCCGTACCGCAGGTCAGGCCGCGCTACCGGACCAACTACTTCGCGCACATCTTCTCCGGCGGCTACAGCGCCGGCTACTACTCCTACATCTGGAGCGAGGTGCTCGATGCGGAGAGCGTGGAGTGGTTCAAGGAGAACGGCGGGCTCACCAGGGCCAACGGCGACCACTTCCGCCGTGAGCTGCTCTCCAGGGGCGGCAGCCTCGACCCGCTGACCGCCTTCCGCAACTTCCGCGGGCGCGAGCCCAGCATCCAGCCGCTGCTCGCCCGCCGCGGCCTCGACTGA
- the leuD gene encoding 3-isopropylmalate dehydratase small subunit: MDAFTTHTGTAVPLRRSNVDTDQIIPAVWLKQVSRTGFEKGLFAAWREDPTFVLNDPSYEGGSILVSGPDFGTGSSREHAVWALQQYGFRVVIAARFGDIFRNNSTKMGLLPVVLPGDKVEALQTAVEADPKLEVTVDLAERQVRWAGEVVPFEIDDYTRWRLMEGLDDIGLTLRHADEVAAYENGRQPWLPTTV, from the coding sequence ATGGACGCTTTCACCACCCACACCGGTACGGCGGTGCCGCTGCGCCGCAGCAACGTGGACACCGACCAGATCATCCCGGCCGTCTGGCTCAAGCAGGTCAGCCGCACCGGATTCGAGAAGGGCCTGTTCGCGGCCTGGCGCGAGGACCCCACGTTCGTGCTGAACGACCCGTCCTACGAGGGCGGCTCGATCCTCGTCTCCGGTCCCGACTTCGGCACCGGCTCCTCGCGCGAGCACGCGGTCTGGGCGCTGCAGCAGTACGGGTTCCGCGTCGTGATCGCCGCCCGCTTCGGTGACATCTTCAGGAACAACTCCACGAAGATGGGCCTGCTGCCGGTCGTCCTGCCGGGCGACAAGGTCGAGGCTCTGCAGACGGCCGTCGAGGCGGACCCGAAGCTGGAGGTCACCGTCGACCTGGCCGAACGCCAGGTCCGCTGGGCCGGCGAGGTCGTGCCGTTCGAGATCGACGACTACACCCGCTGGCGGCTCATGGAAGGCCTTGACGACATCGGGCTGACCCTGCGTCACGCCGACGAAGTGGCGGCGTACGAGAATGGTCGGCAGCCATGGCTGCCGACGACCGTCTAG
- a CDS encoding IclR family transcriptional regulator, which produces MDNSSGVGVLDKAVLVLNALEAGPASLAQLVQATGLARPTAHRLAVALEHHRIVSRDTQGRFVLGPRLSELSTAAGEDRLLAVAAPVLMQLRDLTGESAQLYRRQGDERVCVAAAERASGLRDTVPVGSALPMTAGSAAQILLAWEEPDRLHRGLRGAKFSAATLASVRRRGWAHSVGEREQGVASVSAPIRGSGGKVIAAVSVSGPIERLTRAPGRLHAVPVMAAAERITEAMRRTS; this is translated from the coding sequence ATGGACAACTCTAGCGGAGTCGGAGTACTCGACAAGGCCGTTCTTGTACTCAATGCCCTCGAAGCGGGCCCCGCTTCACTGGCGCAGCTCGTCCAGGCCACCGGCCTGGCCCGCCCCACGGCCCATCGGCTGGCCGTCGCACTTGAGCATCACCGCATTGTGAGTCGCGACACACAGGGCAGATTCGTCCTGGGTCCGAGACTTTCCGAGTTGTCCACCGCGGCCGGCGAGGACCGGCTGCTCGCGGTGGCCGCGCCCGTGCTGATGCAGCTCAGGGATCTCACCGGAGAAAGCGCGCAACTTTACCGCCGCCAGGGCGACGAGCGCGTCTGCGTGGCGGCCGCCGAACGCGCCAGCGGCCTGCGCGACACCGTGCCGGTGGGCTCCGCGCTGCCCATGACGGCGGGCTCGGCGGCGCAGATCCTGCTGGCCTGGGAGGAGCCGGACCGGCTGCACCGGGGGCTGCGCGGGGCCAAGTTCAGCGCCGCCACCCTCGCCTCCGTACGGCGCCGCGGCTGGGCCCACAGCGTCGGCGAGCGTGAGCAGGGTGTGGCCAGCGTGTCGGCCCCCATCAGGGGCAGCGGCGGCAAGGTGATCGCCGCCGTGTCGGTCTCCGGCCCCATCGAACGGCTCACGAGGGCCCCCGGACGGCTCCACGCGGTGCCCGTCATGGCGGCCGCCGAACGTATAACGGAGGCAATGCGTCGCACGTCATGA
- a CDS encoding alpha/beta hydrolase — MNFPTRRDMFHFAAVAGAGAAGAAVAGAGAAGASAAGPRKDVTTYVFVTGANGVAGTDPELTLRGHRTLGVNLPGHGPEQQFHRAYQAPQDLAQLATLPSPMAGVTLDDYVEATVDTVRRASKHGPVILVGGSLGGATITKAADAVPELIDLLVYDTAFCCTDLRSPNDYLATPEGKESLAASVAAGGIIADPRVIGAIRMNWRTNDRKFLDAVKATFMAEASEGELLALLNTLLPDESLQVGGADARGRKEAWGRVPRVYIRHTRDKMIPLALQDRMIKEADAATPDNTFRVFSVEASHAPTARTYREITEILHRLAK, encoded by the coding sequence ATGAACTTTCCGACCCGTAGAGACATGTTCCACTTCGCCGCCGTCGCGGGGGCCGGCGCCGCGGGCGCCGCCGTAGCGGGGGCCGGCGCCGCGGGCGCCTCGGCGGCCGGGCCACGCAAGGACGTGACCACCTACGTCTTCGTGACCGGCGCCAACGGCGTGGCCGGCACCGACCCCGAGCTGACGCTGCGCGGCCACCGGACCCTGGGCGTGAACCTGCCGGGCCACGGCCCCGAACAGCAGTTTCACCGCGCCTACCAGGCGCCGCAGGACCTGGCGCAGCTGGCCACGCTGCCGTCGCCCATGGCGGGGGTCACGCTGGACGACTATGTGGAGGCCACGGTGGACACCGTGCGCCGGGCCTCGAAGCACGGCCCGGTGATCCTGGTGGGCGGCAGTCTGGGCGGCGCGACCATCACCAAGGCGGCCGACGCGGTGCCCGAGCTGATCGACCTGCTCGTCTACGACACCGCGTTCTGCTGCACGGATCTGCGCTCGCCCAACGACTATCTGGCGACACCGGAGGGTAAGGAGAGCCTCGCGGCGAGCGTGGCGGCGGGCGGCATCATCGCCGATCCGAGGGTGATCGGCGCGATCCGCATGAACTGGCGGACGAACGACAGGAAGTTTCTGGACGCGGTGAAGGCGACGTTCATGGCCGAGGCGAGCGAGGGTGAGCTGCTGGCCCTGCTCAACACGTTGCTGCCGGATGAGAGTCTCCAGGTGGGCGGCGCCGACGCCAGGGGGCGCAAGGAGGCGTGGGGACGAGTGCCGCGCGTCTACATCAGGCACACGCGGGACAAGATGATTCCACTCGCGCTGCAGGACCGGATGATCAAGGAAGCGGACGCGGCTACGCCGGACAACACTTTCAGGGTCTTCTCAGTGGAGGCGTCTCATGCGCCGACGGCCAGAACGTACCGGGAGATAACCGAAATCCTGCACAGACTGGCGAAATAA
- a CDS encoding sensor histidine kinase — translation MSWLDGRERWAFLGLAYALLAISATAAALVDAPATASWPLLRWPAGPLVTWLSPTAGPGAGALAAGSVAGWPVPASVAAVWVAPIAWLHPRRDRHRVLVVGHYLVLIALAGALAAASPAFLLFSAIGYPLAIAMLPARLVMAGVTLTALVNVTAQAGPGAGDTLLTVIAGVALPLVIAGWYVAGEHDKRRRLVERLRAAMAENADLNARLLDQARQAGVLDERHRVAGEIHDTVAQDLVALIGQLDAADRASLAPVRRRHLDQAAELARRSLSEARRSVRALRPEPLEDARLPEAITAMAESWSRSAGVDLVLEITGTPVTLAADVEATLFRVAQEALANVAKHARATRTGLTLSYTDETVLLDIRDDGTGFDPQKAADGFGLDGMRQRVRGVGGTLAVESEPGQGTAVAAAVPAIPAEDSRETAVHGGAGRGAVEGQPGLPDGRSTSGERDG, via the coding sequence ATGAGCTGGCTCGACGGCCGTGAGCGCTGGGCTTTCCTGGGGCTCGCGTACGCACTGCTCGCGATCTCCGCGACCGCGGCCGCCCTCGTGGACGCGCCCGCCACCGCGTCCTGGCCGCTTCTTCGCTGGCCGGCGGGGCCGCTGGTGACCTGGCTCTCGCCGACCGCCGGGCCGGGCGCCGGCGCCCTGGCCGCGGGTTCCGTGGCGGGGTGGCCGGTGCCGGCGTCGGTCGCGGCGGTGTGGGTGGCGCCGATCGCGTGGCTGCACCCTCGCCGCGACCGGCACCGCGTGCTCGTCGTGGGCCACTATCTCGTCCTGATCGCCCTCGCGGGCGCGCTGGCCGCCGCGAGCCCCGCTTTCCTCCTGTTCTCGGCGATCGGCTACCCGCTGGCCATCGCCATGCTCCCGGCCCGGCTGGTCATGGCGGGCGTGACGCTCACCGCCCTCGTCAACGTGACCGCCCAGGCGGGCCCGGGCGCCGGAGACACCCTGCTCACCGTGATCGCGGGCGTGGCGCTCCCGCTGGTCATCGCCGGCTGGTACGTCGCGGGCGAGCACGACAAGCGCCGCCGCCTGGTCGAGCGGCTACGTGCCGCCATGGCCGAGAACGCCGACCTGAACGCCAGACTGCTCGACCAGGCCAGGCAGGCGGGCGTGCTCGACGAGCGGCACCGCGTGGCGGGCGAGATCCACGACACGGTGGCGCAGGACCTCGTCGCCCTGATCGGTCAGCTCGACGCCGCCGACCGGGCCTCCCTGGCCCCCGTGCGCCGCCGCCACCTCGATCAGGCCGCCGAGCTGGCCCGCCGGAGCCTGTCCGAGGCCCGCAGATCCGTACGCGCCCTGCGTCCCGAGCCGCTGGAGGACGCGAGACTCCCCGAGGCGATCACCGCCATGGCCGAGTCGTGGTCACGGTCGGCCGGTGTGGACCTCGTGCTCGAGATCACCGGCACGCCGGTCACGCTGGCCGCCGACGTGGAGGCCACGCTGTTCCGCGTCGCCCAGGAGGCGCTGGCCAATGTCGCCAAGCACGCCAGGGCCACCCGGACGGGCCTCACACTGTCGTACACGGACGAAACGGTCCTCCTTGACATTCGCGACGACGGGACCGGATTCGACCCGCAGAAGGCCGCTGACGGCTTCGGCCTCGACGGGATGCGGCAACGCGTCCGCGGCGTCGGCGGCACCCTGGCCGTCGAATCCGAACCGGGCCAGGGCACGGCCGTGGCCGCCGCCGTCCCCGCCATCCCCGCCGAAGACTCTCGCGAGACCGCCGTCCACGGAGGAGCCGGGCGAGGCGCGGTGGAAGGGCAGCCGGGTCTCCCGGACGGCCGATCGACCTCCGGGGAGCGCGATGGATGA
- the gltX gene encoding glutamate--tRNA ligase, with translation MTDVRVRFAPSPTGMFHVGSARAALFNWAVALQSGGRFILRIEDTDATRNRPEWTEGIISALDWIGVNGGNPAFEGPYFQSAYEPQHREAVAKLLADGKAYYCDCTREQVQERTGSQDKGYDGHCRDRGLSAGAVRFRTPDEGVTVVEDLVRGRVEFPNNAQEDFVIARSDGSPLYVLANAVDDITQGITHVARGEEHLPNAARQELLWPALGAKPPVWAHLPVIVNEQRKKLSKRRDKVALEDYRAEGYLPEAMVNYLMLLGWGPGEDREIMPWSEMVPLFRLENVNPSNAFFDEKKLRAFNGEYIRALPLEIFEERCAPYLDPSWDRELFSKVASLAQTRISVLSEIRQNVDFLFLEEPVFDQASWDKAMKNSPVEILTDYLDRLVTVSWDPESLKEALEEVGTAHGLKLGKAQAPVRVAITGRTVGLPLFESIEVLGRERAEERLRAALARLQG, from the coding sequence GTGACTGACGTACGGGTGCGGTTCGCCCCGTCTCCTACCGGCATGTTCCACGTGGGCAGCGCCCGCGCGGCGCTGTTCAACTGGGCCGTGGCCCTGCAGTCCGGAGGGCGGTTCATCCTCCGCATCGAAGACACCGATGCCACGCGCAACCGGCCCGAGTGGACCGAGGGCATCATCTCGGCCCTCGACTGGATCGGCGTCAACGGCGGCAACCCGGCGTTCGAGGGCCCCTACTTCCAGTCGGCCTACGAGCCGCAGCACCGCGAGGCCGTGGCCAAGCTGCTGGCCGACGGCAAGGCCTACTACTGCGACTGCACCCGCGAGCAGGTCCAGGAGCGCACCGGCTCCCAGGACAAGGGCTACGACGGCCACTGCCGCGACCGCGGCCTCAGCGCGGGCGCGGTCCGCTTCCGCACGCCCGACGAGGGCGTCACGGTGGTGGAGGACCTGGTCCGGGGCCGGGTGGAGTTCCCCAACAACGCGCAGGAAGACTTCGTCATCGCGCGCAGCGACGGCTCGCCCCTCTACGTGCTGGCCAACGCCGTCGACGACATCACGCAGGGCATCACGCACGTGGCCCGCGGCGAGGAGCACCTGCCCAACGCGGCCAGGCAGGAGCTGCTGTGGCCCGCGCTGGGTGCCAAGCCGCCGGTCTGGGCGCATCTGCCGGTGATCGTCAACGAGCAGCGCAAGAAGCTGTCCAAGCGCCGCGACAAGGTCGCGCTCGAGGACTACCGCGCGGAGGGTTACCTGCCCGAAGCCATGGTCAACTACCTGATGCTGCTCGGCTGGGGGCCCGGCGAGGACCGCGAGATCATGCCGTGGTCGGAGATGGTGCCCCTGTTCCGCCTGGAGAACGTCAACCCGTCCAACGCGTTCTTCGACGAGAAGAAGCTGCGCGCGTTCAACGGCGAGTACATCCGGGCGCTGCCGCTGGAGATCTTCGAGGAGCGCTGCGCGCCCTACCTCGACCCCTCCTGGGACCGTGAGCTGTTCAGCAAGGTCGCGTCGCTGGCCCAGACCCGCATCTCCGTGCTGTCGGAGATCCGGCAGAACGTCGACTTCCTCTTCCTCGAGGAGCCGGTCTTCGACCAGGCGTCCTGGGACAAGGCGATGAAGAACTCCCCGGTGGAGATCCTCACCGACTACCTGGACCGGCTGGTGACGGTGAGCTGGGACCCCGAGTCGCTCAAGGAGGCGCTGGAGGAGGTCGGCACGGCCCACGGGCTCAAGCTCGGCAAGGCCCAGGCCCCCGTGCGCGTGGCGATCACCGGCCGGACGGTGGGCCTGCCGCTGTTCGAGTCGATCGAGGTGCTCGGCCGCGAGCGGGCCGAGGAGCGACTGCGCGCCGCCCTGGCCCGCCTGCAGGGCTGA
- a CDS encoding MFS transporter has translation MVRAGDFWRFVWANGVTQMGTQVTVVALPLTALLVLDAGAFELGLLSAAEMLAFLLIGLPAGVWVDRARRRPILIWSDVARGVALLSIPVAAWLGVLTLPQLYAVALVLGVGTVFFDVAHMSFLPAIVTKDRLERGNGVLEVTRTASLLAGPGVGGWMVAAFTAPIALLADAVSYLVSALLLSGVRAQESPRRGERRLLRHEVAEGITFVAKERVLRRIAVVGALTMMANSICAVGLPLYLFKELGLGSGLYGLLLSAAAVGSLVGAALVARVTARFGTGRTLYGSAVLATLLYLPALATGPGWRLLIYPVAASLFGMASSIFGIAQLSYRQRITPEHLLGRVNASMRFLMWGAFPLGGLVGGALGEWFGGYAVFAAGVALTGLSHLAVVTSPAIMKAPVPLS, from the coding sequence ATGGTGCGTGCGGGCGACTTCTGGCGATTCGTGTGGGCGAACGGTGTCACGCAGATGGGCACCCAGGTCACGGTCGTCGCCCTGCCGCTGACGGCGCTTCTCGTCCTGGACGCCGGAGCCTTCGAGCTCGGCCTGCTGTCGGCGGCCGAGATGCTCGCCTTCCTGCTGATCGGCCTGCCCGCGGGCGTGTGGGTGGACCGGGCGCGCCGCCGCCCGATCCTCATCTGGTCCGACGTCGCGCGCGGCGTGGCGCTGCTGTCGATCCCGGTGGCGGCCTGGCTCGGCGTGCTGACGCTGCCCCAGCTCTACGCCGTCGCCCTGGTGCTGGGAGTGGGCACGGTCTTCTTCGACGTCGCCCACATGAGCTTCCTGCCCGCCATCGTGACCAAGGACCGCCTCGAACGCGGCAACGGCGTCCTGGAGGTCACCAGGACCGCCTCGCTGCTCGCGGGGCCGGGCGTCGGAGGCTGGATGGTGGCGGCGTTCACCGCGCCGATCGCGCTGCTCGCCGACGCCGTCAGCTACCTCGTCTCGGCACTCCTGCTGTCGGGCGTGCGGGCTCAGGAGAGCCCGCGGCGCGGCGAGCGCAGGTTACTGCGGCACGAGGTGGCCGAGGGCATCACGTTCGTCGCCAAGGAGCGGGTCCTGCGCAGGATCGCGGTCGTCGGCGCGCTGACCATGATGGCCAACAGCATCTGCGCGGTCGGCCTGCCGCTCTACCTGTTCAAGGAGCTCGGCCTCGGCTCGGGCCTGTACGGGCTGCTGCTGTCGGCCGCCGCCGTCGGCTCCCTCGTGGGCGCCGCGCTGGTGGCCCGCGTCACGGCCCGCTTCGGCACCGGCCGCACCCTGTACGGCTCCGCCGTCCTGGCGACCCTGCTCTACCTGCCCGCCCTGGCGACCGGCCCCGGCTGGCGGCTGCTGATCTATCCGGTGGCCGCGTCGCTGTTCGGGATGGCCAGCTCGATCTTCGGGATCGCCCAGCTCAGCTACCGTCAGCGCATCACCCCCGAGCACCTGCTCGGCCGGGTCAACGCCAGCATGCGCTTCCTGATGTGGGGCGCCTTCCCGCTGGGCGGCCTGGTCGGCGGCGCGCTGGGGGAGTGGTTCGGCGGCTACGCGGTCTTCGCCGCGGGCGTGGCCCTGACGGGCCTGTCACATCTGGCGGTGGTGACCTCGCCCGCCATCATGAAGGCGCCCGTGCCCCTCTCATGA
- a CDS encoding HU family DNA-binding protein, with translation MNKRELVEAIADRVGDRKTATEAVNAVIDAIQKAVASGDKVSITGFGAFEMVNKPARTARNPSTGAEINVPESWGPKFRPGSDFKELVNQGGKKVGKKK, from the coding sequence ATGAACAAGCGAGAACTCGTCGAGGCCATCGCGGATCGGGTGGGCGACAGGAAGACGGCCACCGAGGCCGTCAACGCGGTCATCGACGCCATCCAGAAGGCCGTGGCCAGCGGCGACAAGGTCTCGATCACGGGCTTCGGCGCGTTCGAGATGGTGAACAAGCCCGCCCGCACGGCCAGGAACCCGTCCACCGGCGCGGAAATCAACGTTCCCGAGAGCTGGGGGCCGAAGTTCCGCCCGGGATCCGACTTCAAGGAGCTGGTCAACCAGGGCGGCAAGAAAGTCGGAAAGAAGAAGTAG
- the leuC gene encoding 3-isopropylmalate dehydratase large subunit, translating to MGRTLAEKVWEQHVVRRAEGEPDLLYIDLHLIHEVTSPQAFDGLRLAGRKVRRPDLTIATEDHNVPTVLGPIADPVSKTQVETLRKNAAEFGIRLHPMGDAGQGVVHIIGPQFGLTQPGMTIVCGDSHTSTHGAFGGIAFGIGTSEVEHVLATQTLPAYRPKTMAIEVSGELPTGVTAKDLILAIIAKIGTGGGQGYIVEYRGEAVRKLSMEGRMTVCNMSIEAGARAGMIAPDETTFEYLKGRPHAPEGEAWDQAVEYWKSLRTDDDAVFDKVVEIDASTLTPYVTWGTNPGQGLPLGESVPSPESFSDPVERSAAERALQYMGLTAGTPLREIEVDTVFVGSCTNGRIEDLRSAAEILRGRQVKTRTLIVPGSMLVKLQAEQEGLHEVFKAAGAEWREAGCSMCLGMNPDTLQPGERSASTSNRNFEGRQGKGGRTHLVSPQVAAATAVTGRLTAPADL from the coding sequence ATGGGCCGCACACTGGCCGAAAAGGTCTGGGAGCAACACGTAGTCCGGCGCGCCGAGGGCGAACCGGACCTGCTCTACATCGACCTGCACCTCATCCACGAGGTGACCAGCCCGCAGGCGTTCGACGGGCTCCGTCTCGCCGGTCGGAAGGTGCGGCGGCCCGATCTCACGATCGCCACCGAGGACCACAACGTGCCGACCGTGCTCGGCCCGATCGCCGACCCGGTGTCCAAGACGCAGGTCGAGACGCTGCGCAAGAACGCCGCCGAGTTCGGCATCAGGCTCCATCCGATGGGCGACGCCGGTCAGGGCGTGGTGCACATCATCGGCCCGCAGTTCGGGCTGACGCAGCCGGGCATGACGATCGTGTGCGGCGACTCCCACACGTCGACGCACGGCGCGTTCGGCGGCATCGCGTTCGGCATCGGCACCTCCGAGGTCGAGCACGTGCTGGCCACGCAGACGCTGCCCGCGTACCGGCCCAAGACGATGGCCATCGAGGTCTCCGGCGAGCTGCCCACGGGCGTCACGGCCAAGGACCTGATCCTGGCCATCATCGCCAAGATCGGCACCGGTGGCGGCCAGGGCTACATCGTGGAGTACCGCGGCGAGGCCGTCCGCAAGCTCTCCATGGAGGGCCGGATGACGGTCTGCAACATGTCGATCGAGGCGGGCGCCCGCGCCGGCATGATCGCGCCGGACGAGACCACGTTCGAGTACCTCAAAGGCCGCCCGCACGCGCCCGAGGGCGAGGCGTGGGACCAGGCCGTCGAATACTGGAAGTCGCTGCGCACCGACGACGACGCCGTGTTCGACAAGGTCGTGGAGATCGACGCCTCGACGCTGACCCCGTACGTCACGTGGGGCACCAACCCCGGGCAGGGCCTGCCGCTGGGCGAGTCCGTCCCGTCCCCGGAGAGCTTCTCCGACCCCGTCGAGCGCTCGGCCGCCGAGCGGGCCCTGCAGTACATGGGCCTGACCGCCGGCACGCCGCTGCGCGAGATCGAGGTCGACACGGTGTTCGTCGGCTCGTGCACCAACGGCCGCATCGAGGACCTGCGCTCGGCCGCCGAGATCCTGCGCGGCCGCCAGGTGAAGACCCGCACGCTGATCGTGCCCGGCTCCATGCTGGTCAAGCTGCAGGCCGAGCAGGAGGGCCTGCACGAGGTGTTCAAGGCCGCCGGCGCCGAGTGGCGCGAGGCGGGCTGCTCGATGTGCCTGGGCATGAACCCCGACACGCTCCAGCCCGGTGAGCGCAGCGCCTCCACCTCCAACCGCAACTTCGAGGGCCGCCAGGGCAAGGGTGGCCGCACCCACCTGGTGTCGCCGCAGGTCGCCGCCGCGACCGCCGTGACCGGCCGCCTCACCGCGCCCGCCGACCTCTAA